From Anopheles coluzzii chromosome 3, AcolN3, whole genome shotgun sequence, the proteins below share one genomic window:
- the LOC120957869 gene encoding proteasome subunit beta type-4 — translation MYPMGGNSMAGPFWSNGPAPGAFYNFPGSTVAGGAMQARSDTPGEFGTQRSYYPVTTGTSVVGLMFKDGVIIAADKLISYGSLARFHDVDRVYRINDKTVLGIGGDFADFQYIKRHIDQKVIDDQCLDDKNEMKPRSFYNWLTRVMYNRRSEFQPLYLDLVIGGMQDGEPFLGHVNLRGRSYTSNVVATGYGTHLALPLLREWSENPTAYQTLGQPEANDLMKRVMEVLWYRDCRSDPKYSQAVCTADGVKVDTDCFVAQNWELAHTIKGY, via the exons ATGTATCCGATGGGAGGTAACTCGATGGCCGGTCCGTTCTGGAGCAATGGCCCCGCTCCGGGCGCGTTCTACAACTTCCCCGGCAGCACGGTCGCTGGCGGTGCGATGCAGGCGCGATCGGACACTCCCGGCGAGTTTGGCACACAGCGGTCCTA CTACCCCGTCACCACCGGCACCTCCGTCGTCGGGCTGATGTTCAAGGATGGTGTGATCATTGCGGCCGATAAGCTGATCTCGTACGGGTCGCTTGCCCGGTTCCACGACGTCGACCGGGTGTATCGCATCAACGACAAGACGGTGCTCGGTATCGGGGGCGACTTTGCCGACTTCCAGTACATCAAGCGTCACATCGACCAGAAGGT CATCGACGATCAGTGCCTGGACGATAAGAACGAGATGAAGCCACGCTCGTTCTACAACTGGCTCACGCGGGTCATGTACAACCGGCGGTCGGAATTCCAGCCGCTCTATCTCGATCTCGTCATCGGCGGCATGCAGGACGGCGAACCGTTCCTAGGGCACGTGAATCTGCGCGGCCGCTCGTACACGAGCAACGTGGTGGCGACGGGGTACGGTACCCATCTGGCGCTGCCACTGTTGCGCGAGTGGTCGGAGAATCCGACCGCCTACCAGACGCTCGGCCAGCCGGAAGCGAACGATCTGATGAAGCGCGTGATGGAGGTGCTGTGGTACCGGGACTGCCGCAGCGACCCGAAGTACTCGCAGGCGGTCTGCACGGCGGACGGCGTCAAGGTCGATACCGACTGTTTCGTCGCCCAGAACTGGGAGCTGGCCCACACGATCAAGGGCTACTAA
- the LOC120957871 gene encoding uncharacterized protein LOC120957871 — translation MTATSTTEPAAFDHIETIVIEGQPTDIVYHRFANKLFLIITQHQKVANVYTVRSHAHNDLSGDGPGGAAGADGSNRIYTIKHTFGASSDEAEAAIRYLMSFLQQSDEIVITLGLRRIDKATLDQIGAQLRKIVLG, via the coding sequence aTGACCGCCACCAGCACGACCGAACCGGCGGCATTCGATCACATCGAGACGATTGTCATCGAGGGTCAGCCGACCGACATCGTGTACCATCGGTTTGCGAACAAGCTCTTCCTCATCATCACCCAGCACCAGAAGGTGGCCAACGTGTACACGGTGCGCAGTCACGCCCACAACGATCTGAGCGGGGACGGGCCGGGCGGAGCTGCCGGCGCTGACGGTTCGAACCGCATCTACACCATCAAGCACACGTTCGGCGCCAGCTCGGACGAGGCGGAAGCGGCCATCCGCTATCTGATGAGCTTCCTGCAGCAGAGCGACGAGATCGTCATCACGCTCGGGCTGCGGCGGATCGACAAGGCCACGTTGGACCAGATCGGGGCCCAGCTCCGGAAGATTGTGCTAGGATAG
- the LOC120957867 gene encoding retinoid-inducible serine carboxypeptidase-like, translating to MGRAVTWIVWITVSSEFLASVVANNGFGPGKQHWGYSEVRPRAYIFWWLHQAHTQRPETRPLIIWLQGGPGASSSGYGNFEEIGPLDRTLKPRENSWAKDYNVLFVDSPVGSGFSYVEDRSLLARNTTTVVSDLVAFLKHFYHTMSAITMADWEGSVPLYIASESYGGRIAVEFAYALAHAVQGGTIRCNLRGLFLGSAWLSPVDSIAAWPQYLAGLGFVDEGGRERIERKVAAVRDTVGQSERPGLSMEGWHGLQQTIVQETGGINCYNVLKPSRKEIQPQDVESDEVLVYGETLWWYSDTGPPPPESHTSSNPLERLMRGPVSHTLGIAATKRPPWGTQRTAVFDALGDDFLQSSVGTVQRLLNETDLELVVYSGQLDLIACLPGTRGWMDRLFAHSPAREPFTTEPSGIIEGYRSRYSDRFTHYTVLRAGHMVPADNPSAMLHILHRHVGGTPVE from the exons ATGGGTAGAGCTGTTACATGGATTGTTTGGATCACAGTAAGCAGTGAATTTCTTGCTTCCGTTG tCGCAAACAATGGATTTGGTCCTGGGAAACAACACTGGGGCTACAGTGAGGTACGTCCGCGGGCGTACATCTTCTGGTGGCTACATCAGGCGCATACACAACGACCCGAGACAAGACCGCTCATCATATGGCTGCAGGGTGGCCCGGGAGCATCATCAAGCGGCTACGGGAACTTTGAAGAAATCGGACCACTCGATCGAACGCTCAAGCCACGTGAAAATTCCTGG GCGAAAGATTACAACGTCCTCTTTGTCGACAGTCCCGTAGGCAGCGGGTTTAGTTACGTCGAGGATCGCTCCCTGTTGGCACGTAACACCACCACGGTGGTGAGTGATTTGGTCGCTTTTCTGAAACACTTCTATCACACCATGAGCGCCATTACGATGGCCGATTGGGAGGGAAGCGTTCCACTGTACATCGCTTCGGAAAGCTACGGCGGCCGGATTGCGGTTGAGTTTGCGTACGCATTGGCGCATGCGGTGCAAGGTGGCACGATACGCTGCAATCTGCGAGGGCTTTTCCTGGGCAGTGCGTGGCTCTCGCCCGTGGATAGTATTGCCGCGTGGCCACAGTATTTAGCCGGCCTGGGATTTGTGGATGAAGGTGGTCGTGAGCGTATCGAGCGGAAGGTAGCTGCTGTGCGCGATACAGTGGGACAGTCTGAGCGGCCTGGGCTGTCGATGGAAGGGTGGCACGGATTGCAGCAGACCATCGTACAGGAGACGGGAGGAATCAACTGCTACAATGTGCTAAAGCCAAGCAGGAAGGAGATTCAGCCGCAGGATGTTGAAAGTGATGAAG TTCTAGTATACGGTGAAACGCTCTGGTGGTACAGTGACACCGGTCCACCGCCCCCCGAATcgcacaccagcagcaacccACTGGAGCGGCTCATGCGTGGTCCCGTGTCGCACACGCTCGGCATCGCAGCGACGAAACGACCGCCCTGGGGCACCCAACGGACAGCCGTTTTCGATGCCCTCGGCGACGATTTTCTGCAATCGAGCGTCGGCACCGTGCAGCGGCTGCTGAACGAAACCGACCTCGAGCTGGTAGTGTACAGCGGTCAGCTCGACCTTATCGCCTGCCTGCCGGGGACACGCGGCTGGATGGATCGATTGTTCGCACACTCGCCGGCCCGCGAGCCTTTCACGACCGAGCCGAGCGGCATCATCGAGGGGTACCGGTCGCGGTACTCGGATCGCTTCACGCACTACACGGTTCTGCGGGCCGGGCACATGGTACCGGCCGACAATCCTTCCGCCATGCTACACATTCTGCACCGTCACGTTGGGGGGACACCGGTAGAGTAA